GTGGATTCATTGCTTCTCACTATATTGTCATAGTATTGCATATGAAAATTTGTTTATAGAATCTCTTTAAGCATGCACAGGAGTAAATGTCGTATTGTAGCTTTATAATCACATTTGAGCAATTTTCATATGTGTAACAGAATGTCATCGTAGCTTTATAAACATATTTGGGTTAAAATTCACTAGCAGCAAGCCAACAACTATCAGTTCACAGATCACTTGCTTGCCCTCCCTGTTTGATGAAAAAATAGTTATTACTATTCACTGTTGATACGTTTGATTTAACCATGCTCTTATGCAGGAAAACCCTTCACTTTCAGATATGCCAATTTCAATCTCACGGAACCTCTTCAGCCACTATGGAGGTGAGTTATTGCCTCTGTCGTTGTAGGCATATGGAAGTATGTCACAGAATAGCTGATTGGATTAGCCATAAAAGTTGCATTACCATCCTGTATTGGTCATTATTTGTTTGGGCTGCAGATTTTTCTATGAAGACCAAATGAGTTATTTTGAGCATGCATTGTAAGCTTGCAGGTCCTCTCAAAATCATACAACAGCAAGACTTTAGAAACGGGTTGGAAATTGCTGCCTAAATCTATTGTTTGGTGGAAGATTCAGTTAATATGTTTCAGAGGTAATGTACTCTCACAACTAAAAAGGCTAAAAAGTGGACACCGTTTTGATGCAATAACAGGAACTGATGTCCTATGTGGGGGTCCCTGCGAGTTCTATGTAATTTAGTAGGAAAGTGATTTTTCATATGTAGGAGTGAAaagtccttgtttagttttggtaattgagtgacaaccttaggtggattAATATATGGTTAAGTGAAatatacaggtgattagtccataagtaTTTGTGTGAGAAacacatgccatggaggtgaaatggcttggatatgttgccaAGCTCACACATGttatgaaggagctcattgcatatgagacatgacatggagtcatgtgatcaaggaggagaagatcaagacaaggcttggctcgacggatcggttgcaagtgtgaagggcaagttgggtGATGACTTGGCctcgatggaccgaagcaacggtgaagagtcgatgaaccaatacggtcacgtgatgatatggagtggatcatatcattttgtgatatggttggttcatgtgttgcatcaacatcgatggagatggaatggaatacgcaagatAAATGTATATTTATAGGGCAtatcatttcaccggtcataggagtgtagagaagtttatgatcgggtttatgatagatagccgtactatcaagaggggcaaacttatttgcatatcggtcatctagtcaAATGAATGTTTTTCACTGTGATTTTCGTTATTATTGTACCACAGCCATGTCTGGTGAATGTTGACTTATATATGGCATGGCAGAATCACACGGTTGCGCTATCAATATATAGATTGACGATAGCACGGTGCTGATCTGATCTGATCTGATCTGAGTGCGACGATCGTATGGTCCTGTTCGCTACTCTTATAATCtgttttttcagcttattttttcagccggaacagtgcttCTCTTATAATGCGTGTTCCTATATATATGAATTGAAATATGTATATGGACTGGATATTGGAGTAGATTGGGTGTGTATGTACTCCATATATGTTATTGGCAATTTGGCATGCATGCAGGTAGATGTGGATGGGAGTGCTTTAGATGACTTCCGTTCCAGTAATCCACATGCATATACATGGTATATATCTATACCGAATGATCGTATtgtatttaatttattatttcatGTGGATGAATTAGCAGCTGCCAATGCCAGATGGACCCAATCCAATCCAAACGGTAATCATATCCTCCGACCCACCTGAATTGTGCACGTCTGGTATATATACGTGTGGTCggtatatatactatatatacaCACTCCAATATATGAGAAACCAACAGAAACCACAAATCTCTCTCTCTCGTATAGAATACATCTATACGGAGATATATAGAGAAGGTATACAGAACGAAAATCAAGCAACAGCAATCTGCGCAGCAACGACAGCGACCATGACGACGGTAGCAGcagccttcctcctcgtcaccatCGTGCTCTTCTCCGGCGGCTCCTCCTCTAGGACGGTGGCGGCGAGGCGGCATCACCACCACTCCGACGACAACGACTACGAGACGGTGTTCGAGCGGCAGGAGGCTGACCGGGTGGAGGCCCTGCCGGGGCAGCCGTCGGAGGTGGGCTTCCGTCACTTCTCCGGGTACGTGACGGTGAACCAGACGCACGCCCGCGCGCTCTTCTACTGGTTCATGGACGACGCCCACAAGAAGCCGGTGGTGCTCTGGCTCAACGGCGGGCCCGGGTGCTCGTCGCTGGGCACCGGTGCAATCGAGGAGCTGGGACCCTTCCTGATCCAGAACCCTGGAACAAATCGCCATGAGCTCCGGCTCAACCCAGAATCCTGGAACAAAGGTAGGTACATACATACTAGTATATCTTTTTTGATGAAAGATTACTATTGACGCCATATGTATAATGTAATGCAAATGCAATGCATTTGCATGCATCCATATATATTAAATTAAATTACTGATGGAGATGATGGTGAACGTACAGAGGCGAATCTGCTCTTCTTGGAATCCCCTGCTGGGGTTGGCTTCTCTTACACCAACACCACCTCAGATCTCCACAAATTTGGCGACAAGCTCACAGGTTAGGTTTAATTTGAGCCATCCTGGATTCCTGATTATacattgcatgcatgcatatttagtacttcctccgttccaaattataagtcgctttgacttttttgtttcATCCATTTATCTATGTgtttagacatattattatatatagatgtatagcaaaatggatgtaccaaaaaaaaaagttaaagcgacttataatttagaatggagggagtacattttGTTAGTCTCTCGCTCTTTCTCTACCTAGCTAGTTGTTTTCCCCGTCCGTCCGGCCGGCCAGCCACTGATCTCCTTCTGGCGTATTACAGATTCGATCAATCAATTGCATAATGTACTATGAATTAACTGAAGCCCATGATGCCTACACCTTCCTGGTGGAGTGGTTCAAGAGGTTTCCACAGTTCAAGGGCCATGATTTCTGCATCACTGGGGAGAGCTACGCAGGTATACTAGCCAGGACACCAGGAGCTCGCTCGTCCGGCCTCTATCTGGTTTCCATTGCATGCATTTGCTTCATGATCGGGAACGCCGCGATCGACGACGCCTCCGACGACCGCGGCATGGTGGAGTACGCCTGGGACCACGTCATCTCCGACGAGCTCCACGACGCCATCGCCACGCACTGCGACTTCTCCAGGAACGACGCCGGCAGCGACTTCTCCAGCGACGCCGCGGCCAGCCAGCAGAGCGACGCCTGCGACCGCGCCATGGACGCCTTCTACGAAGCCTTCGACGACATCGACATCTACAGCCTCTACGCCCCCGTATGCACGGCCACCACcaactcatcctcctcctcctccagcagCGGCGGCGGTCAGCACCGTCCCTCCTACTGAACCTGATCCGACAACAGAGCATGCGGGAGAAGAAGAGGCTGGGCCTAGCAAGCGGGAGCCCAAAGAGTCCAGGAAGAGAAGGCCCAATACGCTTGTCATCGGCCCGACCTGGAAGAACTAGATGCTGGAGTACTTAAGGGAGAAGAGGGGAAGGGAATCGTTATGAAACTTGTAAACCATAACTAAATTCTGTTAAGCACTCATCCTGTCTATCTCGTGCTGTTCCTCTGTTCCAATCCCCAAATTCCTGCTTCCCTCCTATATTCCGCTAACAATCTGGTATTGGATTTCGATCCTATCTACCTTCCCCGCCTCCGATTTCCACCCTGGATTCCTCCGCCTCCCACAATCATTTTACCCGCCTTCAGGGTGCGCTTGGAGCCATGGATCCCACGACGAAGCTCATCATCGACGAGTTCGCTCGCTTCGACACCCATGAGGAGCGATGGGAGCGGCGCTTCACCGAGTTCGAGCGCACGAGTGCTGATCGTGCCACCGCGGTTGATCGCCGCCTTGCAGCGCTGGAATCCTCCGCTACTTCCTCGCCTGCCCTCGACGTCATGCAGCGCCTCACCGAATTGGAGTTCGCCCACGCCGAGCAAGAGTCCACCGTCACCAAGCGCCTCGACGATCTCGAGTCGCTCCGCGTCAACCCCACCACCACCGACTGCGACGCCAGGGTCACCGCGCTTGAGGCTGTGGCGCGCGATGTTAGTTCGTGGCGCCCCGAGCTCGAAGGCGTCGTCGACGACCTCAGGCTTCGCGTCCAGAAGGTGTCTAAGCTCTACGACCGCACGGTGTTCGACGCATCGTCGCACCAGCCCGGGGTGATCTCCGAGTCGCCATAGACCACCGTGTCACCATCGACCATGGCGCCCGCCGCGTACTCTGCATCACCCTCGGTTATGGCTCCGGCCACGGCGGGATTCGCACTAAACATGCCCAAGGGGCCCGGTGTTTCACCTCAGCCACGGGATACTGGGCCTGGGACATTCACCGTCCTAGCTCATGTCCTGGCCAATGGTATGTGCccccccaccaccaccgtcaTTACCTATCATGCATGCCCCTCCTCTGCCTATGTGTCGCATGCCACCCCGCGTCcaccgcctccgccaccgccaaaCCCTGTTCATCACCCAAACCTAGGTCGCCTGCCTAAGGTTCCCTTTCCTACCTTTGATGGCGAAAATCCTAGACGTTGGCGTAAACGCTGTGAGAAGTACTTCAGGATGTATGGGACTGAGCCCGAGATGTGGATTAGTGTGGCCGAGATGTATTTTGAGGGAGCCGCATCTTTGCTGGTACCAGTCTATCGAGTCCACCCTTGATTCTGTGAGTTGGGAATAGTTCTGTGAAATGGTTAGTGAGCGTTTCGATAGAGATCAGCATGAGTTGCTTCTTCGTAAGCTCTATAGCATCAAGCAAACCTCCTGAGTAACTGATTATGTCACAACCTTCACAACCCTTGTAGACCAACTCATAGCCTATGCCACTAGTGTTGATCCCATTTTCTTTGTCACCCGTTTCATTGATGGTCTCAAACCCGAGATCAAAGCTGTTGTCATTGTTCAACGCCCCAAAAATCTGGATACTCCTTGTACGCTCGCTATGTTGCAGGAAGAAGCTGGTGGTTATCCTGATCCTATTCGGAGTGCTCCATCATCACATTACAAGAATGTACAAGCCTGGAGGAATGCTCATCCTCTTCCTTCACCACCCAAGACTGATAAGCAAGCCTCTGTACAAGCTATGCCAGTGTCTGCTTCATCTTCCTCTGATGCTGTCTACAAATTGTCAGCACTCAAGCAGTACAGAAAAGCACTTGGTCTTTGCTACAAATGTGGTGCTAAGTGGAGTAAAGATCACCGCTGCCCACCAGAGGTATTACATGTTGTACATGATTTGTGGGAATGCTTTTCACATGCTTCAGATGTTTCAGATGCCAATTTGATGGAACCTCAAATACCTGAAGAACATTTGTGCTTGGCTATATCCAAAGCTGCAATTTCCAGTGCTCCTGCTCCCAAGACTATACAATTCCTAGGTACTATTCAAGGTTTGCCTCTCACTATTCTGCTAGATTCAGGCAGTACATCATCCTTTATTAGTACTTCAGTGGTTAAGCAGTTGAGCTCTCAGATTGTTACTCCACAAGCCACTTCTGTCAGTGTGGCTGGTGGTGGAGTCCTAGCTAGTCCTGGTATCGTACAGAATACTATGTGGTTTATTGATGATTGTTCATTCAATGCTAATCTGAAGCTTCTCCCTCTTACACATTTTGACATTATTCTGGGCATGGACTGGTTAGAGCAGTATAGTCCTATGCAAGTTCATTACAAGTTCAAATGGATTCAGTTCCAGTATGGTGATTCCCAGGTTCAGTTGCAAGGCTTACTTCCTCCTTCAACTGAATCTCTATTAATGCAAGTTTGTTTTGTTGCTGTTGACAGTACTCAGCCTGAACTGTCTGAATTGCCTAAAGACGTACAGTCTATTATTCAGCAGTACCAACACTTATTTGATCCACCTGTTGGCTTACCTCCTCCTAGAGCTTGTAATCACTTGATTCCATTAGTGCCTGGGTCTAAACCAGTTGCTATGAGACCTTATAGGTATCCACCTAAactcaaggatgagttggaaAAGCAAGTAGCTGATATGCTTGAACAAGGGATCATTCAGCCTAGTGCAAGTTCATTTTCATCACCAGTGTTGTTGGTCCCTAAAAAGGATGGAGGATATAGGTTCTGTGTGGACTACAGGCAGTTAAATTCTATTACCTTGAAGTCCAAATTTCCAGTTCCTATCTTTGATCAGTTAATGGATGAATTGGCTCATGCAAAATGGTTTTCTACTTTGGATTTGAGAGCTGGATTTCATCAGATTCTATTACAACCGGGTGAAGAACTTAAGACTGCATTTCAAACTCACCTTGGTCAGTATGAGTTCAGAGTGATGGCATTTGGGCTTACAGGAGCTCTAGGCATATTTCAAGGGGCTATGAATTGTACCCTAGCACCAGGGTTGAGGAAGTTTGTCCTGGTATTTTTTGATGATATTTTGGTGTATAGCAGGACCTATAAGGAGCATCTGTCACATCTGCAACAGGTGTTTACATGGCTCCAGCAGGACCACTGGCATTTGAAACTCAGTAAATGTAAGTTTGCCAAGCAGTCTATTACATATCTTGGACATGTGGTCAATGCAGCTAGAGTCTCTACTGATCCAAGCAAGGTTCAAGCTGTTCAAGATTGGCCCATGCCTAAGACAGTTAAGGAAGTCAGAGGGTTCCTAGGATTGGCTAGGTACTACAGGAAGTATGTCAGGCATTTTGGTATAATTGCCAAACCTCTGACTCAGTTGCTCTGCAAGGATGCACCATTTGAGTAGACAGAAGTACACACTGCTGCCTTTCAGTCACTCAAGCAAGCACTGTCTACTGCTCCTTGTTTAGCCTTGCTAGATTTCACTGTTCCCTTTCATATTGAAACTGATGCTTGTGCAACTAGTATAGGTGCTGTTCTGACTCAGAATGGTCACCCTCTTGCTTATGTCAGTAAAGCATTAGGGGTAAAAAATCAGTGCCTTTCAACTTATGAAAAGGAATACTTGGCTATACTTATTGCTGTTGATCAGTGGTGTCCCTATTTTCTTCAGGGTGAGCTTGTAATCCACACTGATCAGTAGAGCCTCATTCACCTCAATGAACAGCGTTTACATACAACTTGGTAGCAGAAAGTCTTTACAATACTTCTGGGCTTGAATTATAAGATTGTCTATAAGAGAGGTGTTGATAATAGTGCTGCTGACACTTTATCAAGGAAACCAATGACTGAACAGTTGTTAGCTCTATCCTCTGTCACTCCACAATGGCTTGAAGATATTGTTGCTGGATACCAGTCTGATCCACAAGCTCTGGAGCTCTTATCTAAGCTTGGTGTTGCTAGTGCTTCAGATTCCCATTTCAGTCTTCTCAATGGGTTGATTCGTTACAATGATAAGATATGGCTTGGTACTAATGTGCAGTTGCAAAAAAGGGTGTTCTCTGCATTACACTCAAGTGCCATTAGGGGTCACTCAGGAGCTCCAGCTACATATCATCGAATTCATCAACTGTTTTATTGGCCATCAATGAAATCAGACATTACACAGTGGGTGCAATCTTGCAGAATCTGTCAGCAAGCTAAGCCAGACAGAGCCAAATACCCAGGCCTTCTTCAACCATTACCAGTACCGACATCGGCATAGACagttatttctatggattttgtcgAAGGGCTTCCCCAGTCAGGTACTGCGAATGCTATATTAGTGGTCATCGATAAATTCTCGAAGTTTGGTCATTTCATTGCACTCTGGCATCCCTTTACTGCTGCCACTGTGGTCAAATTATTCTTGGATAATGTCTATCGTTTGCATGGGCTGCCACAAGCTATAGTGTCTGATCAAGATCGAGTCTTTACAAGTCACTTTTGGCAGTCCTTGTTCAAGCTTGCTGGTGTGGATCTTCATATGAGTACGGCGTATCACcctcaaaccgatggccaaactaAGCGGCTTAATCAATGCCTTGAGACATATTTGAGATGCTTTGTGCATGCTTGCCCAAATAAGTGGATTCACTGGCTTTCTTTGGCTGAGTACTGGTATAACACCAGTTTCCATTCCGCCTTGGGCCGCACTCCATTTACTATCCTATATGGTTATGAGCCTCGGCATTTTGGGTTTTCTCTGGATTCACCTGACACCCCAGTGCCGGctctgttgaaagctctagtttggttttggtaaattgataaaaccctaagtgttaacctagtttatcaaagtgattatgagataggtagcactactctaagtggtgaagcaaatgaagatcatgacttgatgatggtgataccatggtgatgatcaagtgcttggacttaaaaataaagtaagagaaaaataaaaagcttaaggcaaaggtgaaattgttaagagctttttggtttagtgatcgagacacttaaagagtgtgatcacatttaggatcgatagctgtactattaagatgggtgaaactcgtatcgaaatgcggttatcaaagtgtcactagatgctctaactcattgcatatgcatttaggatctagtggagtgctaacactcttgaaaacatttgtgaaaatatgctaacacatatgcacaaggtgatacacttggtggttggcacatttgagcaagggttcgaaatttcaccggcggagtgtccgcccgtagagagcggacagtccgacggtgccaccgacgccctgtacagaaaggatagggtttcacagagtgcaccggatgctggtcacgtagtgaccggacgctgaggtcctgtgtccggtcagtggcgcgtagtgaaggccaccctcggtctcttgaccggacgcaggcgaccggactctggctgaacactgttcagcgtACAGTCCTGCTGATATGGCAGCGCACAGAGAAGACGGTGAGTGACAGGACGCTAGGCGAGTCCGGTCGaacgtgaccggacgtgtccggtcgtaaaTTTTCACCTCTGGAAGCTTActggaggtgaccagacgctggggtcctatgtccggtcggacgtgaccggacacatccggtcgtgaGTGGAatcttactggaagtgaccggacgctgggttcctgtGTTCGGTCCAACACTATAAGGGAGCTGGTCCCTTCCTCTTGTGCCACCTGTAGGTTGTCGTAGACCACCAGAATGGCGAGGGACAGGCGATCATACTCATCACCTTCAGCTTGGAGAAGCCCCCACACCTCGGTGAGATCGGCGCGCAGACCGGTAGAAACCTCCTCGACATCCAGTCGCCAGGccacctcgactccaagatccgcctGGCATGC
The nucleotide sequence above comes from Miscanthus floridulus cultivar M001 chromosome 18, ASM1932011v1, whole genome shotgun sequence. Encoded proteins:
- the LOC136524779 gene encoding serine carboxypeptidase-like 34 — encoded protein: MTTVAAAFLLVTIVLFSGGSSSRTVAARRHHHHSDDNDYETVFERQEADRVEALPGQPSEVGFRHFSGYVTVNQTHARALFYWFMDDAHKKPVVLWLNGGPGCSSLGTGAIEELGPFLIQNPGTNRHELRLNPESWNKEANLLFLESPAGVGFSYTNTTSDLHKFGDKLTAHDAYTFLVEWFKRFPQFKGHDFCITGESYAGILARTPGARSSGLYLVSIACICFMIGNAAIDDASDDRGMVEYAWDHVISDELHDAIATHCDFSRNDAGSDFSSDAAASQQSDACDRAMDAFYEAFDDIDIYSLYAPVCTATTNSSSSSSSSGGGQHRPSY